Within the Taeniopygia guttata chromosome 15, bTaeGut7.mat, whole genome shotgun sequence genome, the region GCTGTCTTGGGTAAGCACTACTCGATTCTGTAACAAGTAGATACAAGAAGAAATGCCAGATCATTTTAGTATATCTGGAAGCTATAAACAGATAGTTTTGTAGTAATTCTGGCATTTAGGATTCTAAGAACTAACTTCTTTTAGCAACTATGCAAAACTCTTAGTGAAATTCTATTTATACTTCACATGagaaagtaaaaatactttctttttttaggtGTCTCTCATTACAGTTTCATAGCTGGAAACAACGAGTTTCTTGGAATCTGTTGATTCTCCACTAAACACTGTCAGGAAAACTGAAAGACATCATATTTTAGCACAAGCAACAggagtttattttttgttggattacataaagaataaattaaaaaatgtggaAAGTAACCAATGGATTTTCTAGTTACTACTTCTGCTAGCTAAAGGACAGACCTGATAAAATAATAGTAAGAATCAGAATAATTGTTAAAAATACAAGGTAAGACTGGTGACTGACACACTGTGCCAGAAATTCATTGTGTAGAACTCTATTAACAGCCACCTCTGGAGAAACTCAAACCAGCCTGATCAGGTCTGCGAGCAAGGTCAAAACTTCCAGAGGTCTTTGAACACAAAGTTTTGAGACCCAAAATAACTTTTTACATTAACAAAAAAGCATCTTAGGTTCTGAAGCTTCAGTTTGATGACTGGAGCAGTCATACAGGGaacaaaagcagctgcaggtaTACAGCAGCTTTCAATGCTTAGCAGAAATGCCTCTGTTAATTACTCACTTCAACTGACAAGGAGAGATTTAGTCAGGTAAGACAATGTATTTTTAGACTTCAGTTAATTTTTAATCCTGATCTTTCTGCTTGTGATATTTCTTTGGATGGATAAACACATTTCAGACCTACCAGTCATTGCCTTTACTGCCAGTTCAGTTTCTGATTCTGGAGGATGGCCCAAAACCTGCTGGGGGCTTCAGCTGCAATAATGCCATTAGTGAACAGAAGATGCCATAAACCAGCTATTCAATCAGGGGCACAATGAATTAAGGGATTCTGCTCGAATAAGCACAAGCAAAAGAACTGTCATTTCCAAGACAACCTCACAGGGAAACAGAGAAAGGCTGTAAGTAATGTTCATGAAACAATTACCCTGCAAATTAAAGTAAGTTCAATGTGCACACATGACAAAACTACCCAAGCCAATGATGCACAACAAACATAACACAGCTGTAACTTAAACAATCTTTTAAAGGATACTTTTGAAGTTTCACTGTCCAAGAAAGAGTACCTAACAAGATTcaatgtaatttttcctttaagacTCATCACTCTCACAAAAATTAGTCCTTCTTGATAAATTAACTATCACTTCATCCCAGAAAAACTGATTCAACAGTAAGTGAACCACATTTTTTAGAAACACATTGCATTTCCTGCCACTGTGACTCTGACACAACATGTGCTGGCACAAACAAGAGCTGCAAGGTAAGACTAACTTGATTGTCACAATACTGCATCTTACCTCATTGAAATCTCCAACCCTTGGAATGTGATTTTTCCTACTTTTGCCAAGGAGTGCTCCAGAATTAGAAATGACCACTGCAGTATTCCACAGAATTCCACCATGCAGCTCATCTCGCTCCAGGATTGGAGACACCACAACCATATTGTACTTCTTTGCAAGCTGCACAAATGAACACAATTCCCCTATTAGACACCAGCCTGCAGGACCCCAGAATGACAGACACCACAGATAGCTGGAAATagataattaaaagaaaaggtaaaacgGCATTACATGTTAACTAGAAATGTTAAATAACACAGGTATGAGTGAGAAATACAGCAAATTTTGCCTGCCAGTTCACTGGCATATtgtcttttccttcaaattatGCCAGCTGGTCTTTATTTTgcttggtttgttggttttttacCTCTTGACAGAATTTTGTTGTTGGCCCATCCTCTGCTGACTCTGCAAATTCAGTCCAAGGAAGTTTCTCTCTTGTACAAAAAGCAAAGGGCATGGCTGGAAAACACCAAAGCAAGGCAAAATGTACAAAAATGTTAATGTCACTCAAGAAATACATGATATTTGcatgaaaaaattaaacaattaaGAATTATTCAACTGTTTTCCTTCAACTGTTAAAGGcaaaagctatttaaaaatattttttgccagGGCAAGGAGTTTTGAGCTCACACAGGGCAAACCAGAAGAGAATGGATGCATTTAGTGAAGTCTCAGCAGGGGTAGAAAGACAATATACCCCAGTACACTGTGAACAACCTGTTTTCACAAACATTTCATGGGCCTTCACTTGCCCATGAAAGTGAAGGGTTTTGCTTCCATTAAGCCTCAAACACCCCATGTTAActaaaaacagatttttaaattttaatacctgtctagaaaaaaaaaacccccaaagttttaggagaaaaaataaagaggaaaggATCATAAAGGATGCCAGGAAGGAGCTCCAAATATCATACGGCAGTTTTCAACACAACAGACCCCTCATATCTGCTCCATATAGTTCTGCTACCTCAAGACAGTTTGGGTTTTCCTTTAGGAAGCAAATCACTACAGTCAATTGTTGTATCTTGGAAGATTTCTACTGTTCACTTACAGGACACCTGTTAAAATAGAGGGCACCTGACATCTGACAGCCTAAAGAACCACAGGAAATACTCACTCCAAGCCTCCTGGAAACACACAATGTTGACCCCACACATTGCAGCCACTCCCACGATCTCCTCGATGcgtctgtgcagagcagccacctGATTGTGAGAAATGTCAACTGTTAAAAAAGCCACATGTTCTAACTCACCTCTGTCAACTGCCTGCTTTTACACCCTTTGTTCACACAGAGTTTATCTTGTTCTATACTTAGTGCCACTGCTTTCAGGGGGAGTAACTCGATGTATCATTCCTGAACACTGATAACAGAGTCAGAcatagatttttaaaagcatttagaTGATGGAAATAGAGAAAGTATTCCAATGGGATTCTAATTCCATGGTTGCAACATTTATATAGCTGGAAATTCACTGCTGCCTGAATTTCcaaagctgaaaaatataatCAGAATTATCAAAAactataatttttctgcttctgttcaTTGTAAACAACCTACAGGATCATGTTAAGCCCTCTGTCCTAAGAGCTAAGTAattattataaagaaaaatcctCAAAGTACTTATTAACTAGTTTTCTAGAGTATTCTACATAAAGATAAGCATAGGTGTAGTACTTTGCATTGATACTTTCaggtttcaaaaaaaaattaataaagacaAGACTGCAGTGACCTATGAAATCAAAAATTGTATATTGATTGACAGAAATAGTTAACTAGTTATTCATAAAGTAAAATCATTAATATAGCTGGTACCTTATTCAACAGCTGTTGCAAAGAATCCACAAACCTGACCCATTTACTGAATTAATGACTTGCATCTGTGATAGGTAACCTTTCCAAAACAAACTACTTCAGAAGTGTTCTGTCCTGTCACTGTACAAAACTACTACTCCAGGAGATTTTAtaaatgcagtattttcttccccttttttaaAGCTACTCTCAGGAgactatttttatatatatttgccacttcagtgctgctgtgtcCAAGATATTAAGAGATGATGGTTTCACAATAATTAATGTTGGAATAgatctctaagatcatcaaccaagtccaaccattaacccagcactgccaagtcaccactaaaccatgttaTCTTGTAATAAGATTTCACTCACTGCTGTACAAAGAATAATGAACACAGATTTATTAATCTGTTTCCTCTAATGGATTTTCCTGTAATGGAACATTTCTCAATTAAAACAAGAACTGCACCTGTGGTTTCCACTGGTTGCCGCCCCTTTTGATTTTGTGTAAATGATTTTGTGTTTCATCTTAGAGGCAAAGGATTTTCATGTATAAAATGAGCTACTAAATATTTAGCTTTGGAAAAGCTGCAAGCAGGTTGGGTGTGCTAGGTAAACACAAGATGTTTCTGAGGAACAATGAAACCAAATGTGTCACTCAAATTTCTTACAGGATGCTCTACTGCAGTAGTGATAGGTCCTGTACTGCCAGACAATCATTAGCCATTTCATGATATAGCTCCTAAAATCAAAAACTGAACTGTGTTACGTCTCAATCCAGCAGAAGAGGAGTTAGAAACAGCCCCAGTCCCAGTCTGTGTACCTGGACTGCCACTGCTGTGTCTGTGGGAAGAGGGATTTCATTCTGTATCAGTCCCACTCGAACAATACGTGGCCTTCTCAATTGTTCCAAAGCAGCTCCAAATCCATAGCCCTGTAGTTCAAAACCTTTTTCCTGGGCTGCTGACAGTGCAGCAGTTGGCAAGTCAAGTTTCCTGGAttgaaggaaagaaagacaTTTCAAGATGAGAGTTCTCTTTTTCTGCTCTGAATGCAGTGGACCAAGGGGATGACAATTCTACCTGACCCTGCAGAGACTCCCGAGCTCCCATGCCCAACACTCATCCATCAGCCAAGGCACAGCAGTGAGCAGCTCTTGTGCTGATCTCACTGTTCACCTTCACCCATCGCCCACCATCCCCGTCATTCCCAGACACTAACACCTGCTGCAGAAATCAAGGAGCACGCAAACTTCCACCTGCCACAGCTGGATTACAAACTTTCCCTCCCATGTCATTTCCTCAAGTTTAATCCCTACTTTTCAGGCCCCATCACCTCTATATCACTGTTCCCATCAGGTCTTCCATCCCTGTCCGTCATCTTCTcacactgccctgctccccacaccTGGATCACCTCAAAAATACCCCAGTCACCTCACTGCAGTACCACAAGCCCtacttttcctttccccctgtgggaatccagggcttccctctggctgccctggcaggtctgggaccctggcaggggtcaggaacccccctggacagagccccgagagacactgtctgtgatctctgtccatggagaggagttttcaatcttacaggatgaattacaagctttgagtgtttgataagagtaataattaagtgtgacacgggtgcaaaggtaaaattttaggattctagattaggggttcagaggggacaagatggaagaATTAGGtatgtcttgtccttttcctccttcttcatgccctccatgtttcactgtagtgttggcatttttctattggtttaggctgggagCACACTATTCAACGTAAATGATaaatattggcacattattgtaaatatagtacatgTAGTTTCTAGTATGTAATATTTataccatcccactgaggggcagagccccgcacgctgccctgcaggacaaacctgcggcagggcagcaaaacatgttataaataagcaagaataaacaaccttaaaaacagcacaaacaaattatagcagagcagaaaaacagagactttctacaatctcagaatcaccaatacccacaaaTTCCGACATCCCCCTCCAGGCCAGCCCTGTGTTTTGCACACCCGCCCTCACAACTGCCTCCTTCCCCTCACCCCCGGGCTGGGCATCCCCGCGGAGCCGGGGGAGAGGAACGACGGAAACCCGCAGAATCTGGGGGCAAGCCTCCTGGTGGCGCACCTGGCCTCGCCCCCATAGAGGATCCGCTTCACCTCAGCGAGCTCCCCGGGCGGGATGTGCCGCTCCAGGCACGACTCCAGCGACTCCAGCGCCGCCGCCATGGCGGAGGCCGAGCGCGCGCAGCCCCTCAGCCGCTCGGCGCCCCTGCACTTTGCCCCGGGCGGCCCCGTCGGCCACGCCCCGCTCCCCTCACGGGTTTTGGCGGGACGCTCCCGCCCGCTGCCCTCAGGGACGGAGCGGAGGAACTCGTAGGTGCCCCTCAGAGGAGCACGGAGAGCTCGGGGCTCGTAAGAGCTCTTGGTGGAAAAGAACCACAAAAGTCGGAGAGTTCACAAAAAATCACTTGGCGTGAAAATCGTCATGTTGTCCCTGACGTACTGTGTGAACACAGAgtagaaagagagaaaaaggggtaactatagggaaaaagagggaaggagaaggaggaggaggagaaggagaatggagtgaagagaaaagaaggagaggaggaaggaaaggaaaaggagaggtaaggaaaggaaaaagatcaccagccctggttccatCGGTCCACCCGATGGGATATCGAGGCGATGTGGCTAGTTGCCACTCCTGGACCAACTCTTGTGCTTCAGATATAACTCGTCTAAAAGCAGAACATCTTTAGGAGCTTTTTCTAATTATACCTATCCGGCAAAAAGGTTTGGAAATAAGTCTTAAAATGGCAGTGGTTCTCAGGGATATGTGCGTGTCCATTGAAGTTGCAGTAAAACTGAACAGGAGCCAGTAATAATTGAGTTTAACATGGATTTTGAGGCCCATTATAATTGGAAATCCATTCCAAAACCAGACTTAATGTCAGATAAAGGATTGAACCAATTAAGACCTTGATGTGGGACAAAATAAAAGTGCATCAAATAAAGGACATTTCCTTTTGCAGGTCCAAGGCAGACACCCTGTTTAAAGCAGTTATCCCCACTGAACCACTGACCATGCCTTCTGCTTCAAAACACACAGAAGTTCACCACATAGCAACCGCGTTTCTCATTCGAGTGGAACACGAAGTCCAGGGATGGCTACACTTCTCTAAATATATCCCACTGAGTTTAAGCACTGCTTTATGTATCTGCTGGAGGATGTAACAACTTTCAGCACTTAGCATTTGCAGTTGTTAAGTATTTTGAGTTAAATATTAAGCCTTTTagactaaa harbors:
- the UPB1 gene encoding beta-ureidopropionase isoform X1; translation: MAAALESLESCLERHIPPGELAEVKRILYGGEARKLDLPTAALSAAQEKGFELQGYGFGAALEQLRRPRIVRVGLIQNEIPLPTDTAVAVQVAALHRRIEEIVGVAAMCGVNIVCFQEAWTMPFAFCTREKLPWTEFAESAEDGPTTKFCQELAKKYNMVVVSPILERDELHGGILWNTAVVISNSGALLGKSRKNHIPRVGDFNESTYYMEGNTGHPVFQTQFGTIAVNICYGRHHPLNWLMYSINGAEIIFNPSATIGALSEALWPIEARNAAIANHCFTCPINRVGTEYYKNAFTSGDGGKAHHELGHFYGSSYVAAPDGSRTPGLSRTQDGLLVAEMDLNLCRQVSDKWNFKMTGRYEMYAEKLAEAVQPFFIPNIIKE
- the UPB1 gene encoding beta-ureidopropionase isoform X3; its protein translation is MAAALESLESCLERHIPPGELAEVKRILYGGEARKLDLPTAALSAAQEKGFELQGYGFGAALEQLRRPRIVRVGLIQNEIPLPTDTAVAVQVAALHRRIEEIVGVAAMCGVNIVCFQEAWTMPFAFCTREKLPWTEFAESAEDGPTTKFCQELAKKYNMVVVSPILERDELHGGILWNTAVVISNSGALLGKSRKNHIPRVGDFNESTYYMEGNTGHPVFQTQFGTIAVNICYGRHHPLNWLMYSINGAEIIFNPSATIGALSEALWPIEARNAAIANHCFTCPINRVGTEYYKNAFTSGDGGKDDW